From one Desulfobulbaceae bacterium genomic stretch:
- a CDS encoding cytochrome C, which yields MVSVRELLAAGISVIVFFTVTACVVTKAAHHGFLLDAADSQACVECHYGTGDLGVGPGLKKCSADLERSHPVNMAYPPAGKDKLFNSAAFIREKGLELTDGKMICLSCHNLRRGLAKHLAVTNSGSQLCLTCHRM from the coding sequence CGGTATCTCGGTGATTGTTTTTTTCACGGTTACGGCCTGTGTCGTCACCAAGGCCGCACATCACGGCTTTCTGCTGGATGCTGCTGACTCCCAGGCCTGTGTTGAATGTCATTATGGAACTGGTGATTTAGGTGTAGGCCCAGGCCTGAAGAAGTGCAGCGCCGACTTGGAGAGATCGCACCCGGTGAATATGGCGTACCCTCCAGCTGGTAAGGATAAACTATTCAACAGTGCGGCGTTTATTCGAGAAAAAGGTCTTGAGCTCACTGACGGCAAGATGATCTGCCTCTCGTGTCATAATTTGAGGAGAGGTTTAGCAAAACACCTGGCCGTTACCAATAGTGGCAGCCAGCTCTGCCTGACCTGTCATCGTATGTAG